A single region of the Halorussus gelatinilyticus genome encodes:
- a CDS encoding Tad domain-containing protein — translation MGILEIHFHDSEFSWSMDRGSDGEESRSRTFSLGSGGESVTTDGGGERERPGIKPKLRSLAVMALVVGAGVVYNRLQRRRAQRTADAEAEAGGGSRLSRLRSR, via the coding sequence ATGGGAATTCTCGAAATCCACTTTCACGATTCGGAGTTCAGTTGGTCGATGGACCGCGGAAGCGACGGCGAGGAGTCGCGCTCTCGAACGTTCTCGCTCGGGTCCGGCGGGGAGTCCGTGACCACGGACGGCGGCGGCGAGCGCGAGCGACCGGGCATCAAGCCGAAGCTCCGGTCGCTGGCCGTCATGGCGCTCGTCGTCGGCGCGGGCGTGGTGTACAACCGACTCCAGCGGCGGCGCGCGCAGCGGACCGCCGACGCCGAGGCGGAGGCCGGCGGCGGCAGTCGGCTCTCGCGGCTCCGGTCGCGGTGA